The sequence below is a genomic window from Candidatus Omnitrophota bacterium.
TGGAAAGGTAAGGCAATTGGGCTCTGTAGTAGAGGACGAAGAAAAAAGGCGCATTATAGAGCATAGACCCCGCGAACAGTATAAAGTAAGAACGCGCCACGGCAAAGGAGATGTTTATAAGACTTCGCTTTTGGTGAAACTTCTTTGTATTATAGCAAACAAAATGGCGTCTTTAGATCCTTTTGGCATCGGCATAGAGATGGAAGCGGGAAAACCCGGATGGTGCGATTCGCTGAACAATCTCCCCGGGGTATTCGGTTCTTCACTATGCGAGACTTTTGAGTTGAAGCGCCTGATCGGTTTTTTACATGCGTCATTTCGCGATTTAGACTTGAGCAGCGAATATAATATATCTTTCCCGCGCGAAATTTCCGATTTTATGATCCACCTGCATAGATTAGTCAATAAAAACCTTTCGTCGCGTTCAAAAAATGCTGACTTTGAATATTGGGATTATTCGTGGCAGAGAAAAGAAGAATACCGGCGAAGGGTCTGGTACGGATTTGAAGGAAGAGAGGCGCTTTTATCCATTGCCGAGATAAAAGTCATATTGGATAGCTTCCTTCGGAAAATAGAATCCGGCCTTAAAAAAGGTTTCAGCAAAAAAGATAAGCTCACGCATACTTATTACATTAACGAAGTTACGAGGTTCGAGTTTATCAAAAAAGGAGGAAAGCCCAAACTTAATAAAAATGGCCTTCCTAATATTAAGGCCCTGGCGTTTCGCCATAACCCCCTGCCGCTATTTTTGGAAGGGCCCGTTCATGCCCTGAGAGTGCAGGAAAACATCAAAGATGTAAAGGCGTTATATCGCGCCGTGAAGATGAGCGGGCTGTACGACAGGAAACTCAAGATGTACAAAATAAATGCTCCGCTAAAAGGCATGCCGGACGATATAGGGCGTTCCACCATATTTACCCCCGGTTGGCTTGAAAACGAATCCATATGGCTCCATATGGAGTATAAGTATCTCCTGGAACTTTTGCGAAAAGGGCTCTATGAGGAATTTTTCTCTGACTTTAAAAATTGCCTCGTTGCCTTTCAGGATCCGCATAGGTACGGGAGGAGCATTTTGGAAAACTCCTCTTTTTTGGTGAGCAGCGCCTACCCTGATGAAAGCCTGCACGGAAACGGTTTTGTGGCCCGCCTTACGGGCTCAACCACGGAGTTTTTGACAATGTGGCTTTTTATGTGCGCCGGGAAAAGGCCTTTTAAAGTCGACGAAAAAAAAGAGGTGTTCTTTGAGCTGAAACCCGTCCTGCCGGCATGGCTTTTTACCAAGGAGGGAAATAGATTTCCTAAGGACAGCTTCTCATTCTCTTTTCTTGGGGGCACACTTATAGTTTATCATAATCCCAAAAGGCGCGATACATTCGGCAAAAATGGCGTTAAAGCCGCAAGTTACATACTGAGAAAAAAGAACGGAGAAGAAGTTGTCTTAAAAGGAAACGTTATTCCCTCACCTGTTGCGCTTGAGATAAGAGATGGGCTTTATGAGAGGATAGATGTTGCCCTATCTTGACCCGTTCGACGATGCTCAGGGTCAAGCCTTAATAAGCGAAGTGCGTCGAGAGCTTGACAAGGGCGCAATCTTGTGCTAAACTTCTACCAAAAGGGAGTGTCAGCATGATTATAGAAATAGGTATAGTAGCAGGCGAGATATGGCAGCTTCTCGACAAGCACGAATCCCTGCGCATAGGCGAAATAAACGAAAAACTGAAACGACCGGAATACCTTGTCCTTATGAGTTTAGGATGGCTGAGCAGAGAGGGCCATATTGTAATAAACTGGAAAGAGACCGAGCCATATAAGGAACATAAGATTACTCTAAGGAAGTAGTAATATCGGCACAGTCGATAGCGGATATTTTTTATTCAAGGCGGAGTAAAAATAATACTTCGCCTTTTGTATATCTAACCAGGTTTCCGCCTGAGGCGGATCCGCCTTTGGCGGAAGATAAAGGGACCATATGTTTTCTCAGGTATTATCAAAAGTAAGTGTTCTATTTGTATTTTTAATTATCGGCGCCATAGCCAGATATAAGGGGTTGTTAAACGAAGAATTTAACAAGTCCCTGGCTAAGCTCGTATTGATGATTACGTTGCCCGTTTTGTATTTTTATTCGCTTGCCACCCAGTTTACCCTTGAGTTATTTAAAACGATATGGCCTTTGCCTGTCTTTGCCGTATGTTTTGTATTGCTTGCTTATTTGCTGGCTAAGTTTTTTTCCAGATTTGTGGAATTGGGCCCCAAAGAGCGGGCGACATTTATTTACCTCTCCACGTTTACTAATTGCGGTTTCCTGGCTATCCCTATAGCAAATATGCTTTATGGCACGGAAGGTGTTATGAGAGTGGTCTTTTTCAACATAGGGTTTAATATACTGTATTGGACGCTGGGCGTCTGGACATTGCGCGCGAGTAACGACACCATTCCGTCGGAAAATAACGGGATGAAGTCCTCTCTAAAAAATCTAGTAAATAGTGGGACGATAGGCTTACTATGCGGTATCATAGTAGGGGCTCTCGCGATAAAATTACCTCCGTTTATCATGGATGCCTCTAGTATGCTGGGCGCCGCTACAATACCCATAGCGCTTCTTGTCGTGGGCTCAATAATGGGAAAGGGGAATATCAGGGAGATTTATGCCCAAAAAGGCGCGCTCTCATTGATTGTGCTGTGTAAATTGGTAATCATGCCTGCTTTCGCCATTTTTATCACGGGATTTTTTGGCTCGCTCGATCCCTTAACCCGCGCTATTATAATCCTTCAGGCAGCAATGCCATCGGCTTCCACCACCCCCATATTTACTACACGTTTTGGCGGGGATTCAAAACTTGCTTCTATTGGCGTATTTGTCACCACTATCTCAAGTATCATTACTATCCCCATTATTATGTCGTTAATTTAGGCATATCTCTATAACACGCCTTTTTATTCTACTTGACAAACAGCATATTTTGTGATATCCTTACTGTGGTACAGGGCACAGTGTTTGTGCCTTTTAAAGGACACAAAGAGGCGTTCGAAAGAACGTCTTTTTTGCCTATATAGCATGAGAAGATAGGCCTTCTCATAACCCAACGAAGGGCATTCGATGCCAAGTGCGGCAGGCGGATGCCCTTTTTGCTTTAGAGGAGCTTGCGGCAGATGGAGTTCAGGATATTGCTCGAAAGAATAACCCCGGCGCTTAAAGCCGTAGCATGCAAACACGTGCTTTACGGTTTCTTTGAACCGGATGACCTGTACCAGGAGATGTGCCTCTTTCTATGGGGGCGTTTCTCGGGAGGTATGCCTATAGGCATGAATGAGGCCTATATTATAAAAGCATGCGAATTTCACATACTTAATTATATGAGGAAAGGCCGGCCGAAGGCATATATTTCAAGTATTGATGAGGTCGTTACGCCCGAGGGACTCAAGCTTGAGGATGTATTAGCGGATAAAAGGACTCTCTATTTATCAGATGCGGAGGAAAACGTAAGCATTGACGATATTAAAAATATGGGACTTACGGAAAACGAGAAGAAGGTCTTTTCACTTTTGCTTGAGGGCAATACCGTAAGAGAAGCAGCGGGGAAGCTGGGGGTTTCCCATGTCATGGTCCTCAAACACAAGAAAAAGATAATAGAGAAATGGCGAAAGAAGGTTACCAAAAGCCCCGATAATTTACTTTAAGATAGTGTAGAGCACAGTGAAATCTCTAAAACAAAGGCGTTCAATATAGCAGAGGGTCATCTTGAGCGCTTATTTATTTAAGGAGCCCGGAAAATGATAATTTTAAAGAAAGTGCTGATTATTGTTGCTTGCCTCGTTGCAATAGGCATGCCAAATAAGGCATATGCAGAAGATCTAAATATAGAAGAAGAGAAGGAGAGCTTTCCAGTGGAGGAAAAGAAGGTATCGAAGATCCCTATATCTGTAAGTGCGGATATAGCGATATATTCAGATTATATATGGCGGGGTTTTATTCTTGACGATGATCCGGTCATGCAGTCGGGGGCTGCTGTAGAGTTATACGGCCTTAAAGCCATCGCGTGGGGCAACTTTGGGATAGATAATTCCGATGATCTTGATAGCGTCGAATTTGATATAACGTTGGATTATACGTATAAATATAAAGTGTTGAGCCTGTCGGCAGGACACACCTGGTATAATTTTCCTCCCATAGACGGCCGTAGTTTAGAGTTTTATATAGGAGGCGCCTTAGATATCCTGCTTAGTCCGTCATTTGTCTGGTATCACGATTACGGCAATGAAAACCACGGCGGAGGGGATGGCGACTACTTTATTTTCTCAGCGGCACACGGCTTTCCTTTAATGAAGTTTGGCGAGAATGATATAACGCTAGACATAGGTGGCCATATCGGATACAACCATAAACTGTTTATGGACGGTGACGGAGGGGATTTTGCGATAGGAGGAGGGCTGACGATACCTATTAATAAGTATGCCTCTTTTATTCCGTCGGTAGCTTATTCAGTGTCTTTTGGAGATTTGGCTCGCGAAAATGACGGTAACCAGAAGGATAAATTATATTTCGGTGGGAAATTAGTGTTTTCCTATTGATTAAGGAGGTAGAAAATGACCATAACTGAAATTAATACCGGTATTGATACCCTGTGGGTTCTTATCGCGGCATTCTTGGTATTTTTTATGCAAGCCGGTTTCGGCATGGTTGAGGCCGGTTTCATACGGGCCAAGAATACATGCAATATACTTACCAAGAATTTTCTTGATTTTTGCATGGCCTCAATAGCGTTCTTTATGTTCGGATATGCCATAATGTTCGGCTCAGGTAATAGTTTTATGGGGCTCGAAGGTTGGTTTTTATCCGGAGCGAAGTCAGGGTCAAACGTTCCTTTATATGCATTTTGGTTGTTTCAAGCGGCCTTCTGCGGCGCCGCGGCTACGATTGTGGCCGGGGGCGTAGCCGAAAGGATGAAATTTTCTGCTTATCTGATGTATTCGTTTATAATATCCGCGCTGATCTACCCTATTGTCGGGCACTGGATATGGGGCGGTGGATGGCTGGCTAAGTTAAATTTTGCAGACTTTGCGGGTTCAACGGTAGTGCACTCCGTAGGAGGATTTGCCGCTTTAGTCGGGACTATAATGTTGAAACCGAGACTTGAGAAGTACAATCCAGACGGAACTAGCAATGTAATCGCGGGCCATTCTATACCCCTGGCTTCATTGGGTGTTTTTATTCTCTGGTTTGGGTGGTTTGGTTTTAATCCCGGATCTACACTGAGCGTAGGCGATGGTTCTTTAATAGCGCGGGTTGCTATCAATACCAACTTAGCCGCTGCCATGGGAGGTATAACCGCACTTATTAGCGTTTGGAGGATGTTCGGAAAGCCGGACTTATCCATGGCTATGAATGGCGCGCTGGCCGGCCTTGTGGCCATAACTGCTTCGTGTGCCTATGTAGAACCCTGGGCAGCAATTATCATAGGAGGTATAGGAGGCGTGATAGTGGTACTTGGAGTAGTTCTTTTGGATAAGTTACATATAGACGATCCTGTGGGCGCTGTGTCCGTACACGGATTAAACGGTGTATGGGGAACATTGTCTATCGGATTATTTGGCCAAAAGGCGCTGGCGTTAGCCAATGATGGCTTTTTTTACGGAGGAGGATTCACGCAGTTGGGTATTCAGCTCCTTGGCGTTGTAGCTGTGGTATCTTTTATAGTAGTCTCTATGACCATAGTTTTTAAAATTATAAATGTCCTTGTCGGGTTGAGAGTATCCAGAGAAGAAGAGCTAAAAGGGCTCGACATAGG
It includes:
- a CDS encoding cellobiose phosphorylase; the encoded protein is MEMEIIDGLPQITPFGMTEWHSKHMSRTIEAWMQVLNMDKNAPFYKLKVNPQDTPELEYIERGNFYLAYIESGKKNKLLRPIVDPDLVFGPDGDLSYPRIFAESGNFNIPQKQKKEGKTPSAFSYARVNIKPANSKEIISIMGHVKDLKSLNLLLPRVSRKGYFSAKLNEGRKVIDALSNSAFTKSSSANFDFYCRSTFLDNLLRGGFPVTINIAAQKTVFYAYARKHGDLERDYNAFLLEPSYYSQGNGAYRDMNQNRRNDTFFNTAVGDANILTFLNAIQPDGFNPHLMEGVTLFIKDRKALDGILKANIRNTADRNKTKQFLAKDFTPGSFVTFLEEKKVDTRRGEEALLKEVLSVSGKEDIVSPGEGYWVDHWTYNIDLFENYLALYPERLRNLLLERKFTFYDTYLKTNPRDEKYVYADGKVRQLGSVVEDEEKRRIIEHRPREQYKVRTRHGKGDVYKTSLLVKLLCIIANKMASLDPFGIGIEMEAGKPGWCDSLNNLPGVFGSSLCETFELKRLIGFLHASFRDLDLSSEYNISFPREISDFMIHLHRLVNKNLSSRSKNADFEYWDYSWQRKEEYRRRVWYGFEGREALLSIAEIKVILDSFLRKIESGLKKGFSKKDKLTHTYYINEVTRFEFIKKGGKPKLNKNGLPNIKALAFRHNPLPLFLEGPVHALRVQENIKDVKALYRAVKMSGLYDRKLKMYKINAPLKGMPDDIGRSTIFTPGWLENESIWLHMEYKYLLELLRKGLYEEFFSDFKNCLVAFQDPHRYGRSILENSSFLVSSAYPDESLHGNGFVARLTGSTTEFLTMWLFMCAGKRPFKVDEKKEVFFELKPVLPAWLFTKEGNRFPKDSFSFSFLGGTLIVYHNPKRRDTFGKNGVKAASYILRKKNGEEVVLKGNVIPSPVALEIRDGLYERIDVALS
- a CDS encoding ammonium transporter; the protein is MTITEINTGIDTLWVLIAAFLVFFMQAGFGMVEAGFIRAKNTCNILTKNFLDFCMASIAFFMFGYAIMFGSGNSFMGLEGWFLSGAKSGSNVPLYAFWLFQAAFCGAAATIVAGGVAERMKFSAYLMYSFIISALIYPIVGHWIWGGGWLAKLNFADFAGSTVVHSVGGFAALVGTIMLKPRLEKYNPDGTSNVIAGHSIPLASLGVFILWFGWFGFNPGSTLSVGDGSLIARVAINTNLAAAMGGITALISVWRMFGKPDLSMAMNGALAGLVAITASCAYVEPWAAIIIGGIGGVIVVLGVVLLDKLHIDDPVGAVSVHGLNGVWGTLSIGLFGQKALALANDGFFYGGGFTQLGIQLLGVVAVVSFIVVSMTIVFKIINVLVGLRVSREEELKGLDIGEHGMESYAGFQIFTTQ
- a CDS encoding winged helix-turn-helix domain-containing protein, with translation MIIEIGIVAGEIWQLLDKHESLRIGEINEKLKRPEYLVLMSLGWLSREGHIVINWKETEPYKEHKITLRK
- a CDS encoding sigma-70 family RNA polymerase sigma factor: MRQMEFRILLERITPALKAVACKHVLYGFFEPDDLYQEMCLFLWGRFSGGMPIGMNEAYIIKACEFHILNYMRKGRPKAYISSIDEVVTPEGLKLEDVLADKRTLYLSDAEENVSIDDIKNMGLTENEKKVFSLLLEGNTVREAAGKLGVSHVMVLKHKKKIIEKWRKKVTKSPDNLL
- a CDS encoding AEC family transporter, coding for MFSQVLSKVSVLFVFLIIGAIARYKGLLNEEFNKSLAKLVLMITLPVLYFYSLATQFTLELFKTIWPLPVFAVCFVLLAYLLAKFFSRFVELGPKERATFIYLSTFTNCGFLAIPIANMLYGTEGVMRVVFFNIGFNILYWTLGVWTLRASNDTIPSENNGMKSSLKNLVNSGTIGLLCGIIVGALAIKLPPFIMDASSMLGAATIPIALLVVGSIMGKGNIREIYAQKGALSLIVLCKLVIMPAFAIFITGFFGSLDPLTRAIIILQAAMPSASTTPIFTTRFGGDSKLASIGVFVTTISSIITIPIIMSLI